The sequence AGCCAGGGTCACGGCCAGGGTGCCCATCAGCTTGCCCATCGGAGTGACGGTCAGGGCGGCGGCGAGCATGGCGCCGACGATGACGATTGCCGAAATCGCGTTGGTGACCGCCATCAGCGGCGTGTGCAGCGCGGGGGTGACGTTCCAGACCACGTGGTAGCCGACGTAGATCGCCAGCACGAAGATGATCAGGTTGTAGATGCCGTCAGAAATCAGGTCCATTGCAAGGCTCCCTTAACCGTTGGTGCGCACGATCTGGCCGTCACGGCACATCAGGCACGCGGCGACGATGTCGTCTTCGAGATTGAGCTGGAACCGGGCGTCGCCATCGATCACCAGCTTGAGGAAGTCCAGCAGGTTGCGCGCGTACAGCGCCGAGGCATCCGCCGGCACGAGGGTCGCCAGGTTGGTGTAGCCGACCAGCGTCACCCCATGCTTGACCACCACCTGATCGGCTTCGGTCAACGGGCAGTTGCCGCCCTGGGACGCGGCGAGGTCGATCACCACCGAGCCGGGTTTCATCTGCTGCACGGTCTCTTCCTGCAACAGCGTCGGTGCCTTGCGGCCCGGGATCAGCGCGGTGGTGATGATGATGTCGGCCTGCTTGGCGCGCTCATGCACAGCCTGAGCCTGACGGGTCATCCAGGACGCCGGCATCGGTCGCGCATAGCCGCCGACACCTTCTGCGCACTCACGCTCCTCGTCGGTCTCGAATGGCACGTCGACGAACTTGGCGCCCAGCGATTC is a genomic window of Stutzerimonas stutzeri containing:
- a CDS encoding NAD(P) transhydrogenase subunit alpha, producing the protein MDLISDGIYNLIIFVLAIYVGYHVVWNVTPALHTPLMAVTNAISAIVIVGAMLAAALTVTPMGKLMGTLAVTLAAVNVFGGFLVTRRMLEMFKKKERAPVAGSAKAESKP